One genomic window of Nitrospirota bacterium includes the following:
- the proC gene encoding pyrroline-5-carboxylate reductase produces the protein MPWRWKKAPRWSVWAPRFSERDVADRTISKKLAFIGAGQMAEALLGGLFASRCCEPSLVRAADVSQERRDLMKSRFGILAGADNKEAAAWGEVVLLAVKPQMMETVLDDLAPVLPGRLVISIAAGWSIGSLGRRFEKLGDKAPRVVRVMPNTPALVREGMSAIACGSGVSEADAELARTLFESVGRVVMVEERLMDAVTGLSGSGPAYVFLAIEALADGGVKMGLPRSVAALLAAQTVLGAAKMVLETEEHPARLKDRVASPGGTTIAGLHELEQGGLRATLIAAVEAATNRSKELGS, from the coding sequence ATGCCGTGGCGGTGGAAGAAGGCGCCACGATGGTCCGTGTGGGCACCGCGATTTTCGGAGCGAGACGTGGCTGATCGGACGATCTCCAAGAAACTGGCCTTTATCGGGGCCGGCCAGATGGCGGAAGCGCTGTTGGGAGGACTGTTCGCCTCCCGCTGCTGCGAGCCGTCGTTGGTGCGTGCGGCCGACGTGAGCCAGGAGCGACGGGATCTCATGAAGAGCCGGTTCGGCATCCTGGCCGGCGCCGACAACAAGGAGGCGGCGGCCTGGGGCGAGGTGGTCCTGCTCGCGGTCAAGCCGCAAATGATGGAGACGGTGCTGGACGACCTTGCGCCGGTTCTGCCGGGCCGTCTGGTCATTTCGATCGCCGCCGGCTGGTCCATCGGGAGTCTTGGTCGGCGGTTTGAAAAATTGGGAGACAAGGCGCCGCGTGTCGTGCGGGTGATGCCCAATACCCCCGCCTTGGTGCGCGAGGGCATGTCCGCCATCGCCTGCGGGTCCGGCGTGAGCGAAGCGGATGCGGAGCTGGCGCGGACGCTCTTCGAATCCGTCGGACGGGTGGTGATGGTCGAGGAGCGTCTCATGGACGCGGTGACCGGCCTGAGCGGCAGCGGACCGGCCTATGTATTTCTGGCGATCGAAGCCCTGGCGGACGGAGGGGTGAAGATGGGCCTGCCCCGGTCCGTGGCCGCCCTGCTGGCAGCCCAGACCGTGCTAGGCGCGGCGAAGATGGTGCTGGAGACGGAGGAGCATCCGGCCCGGTTGAAAGACCGTGTGGCGTCACCGGGCGGTACGACCATTGCCGGGTTGCACGAGCTGGAGCAGGGGGGGCTAAGGGCGACTCTGATCGCGGCGGTCGAGGCGGCAACGAACCGATCCAAGGAGCTGGGAAGCTGA
- a CDS encoding YggS family pyridoxal phosphate-dependent enzyme, whose translation MARNVRAVFDNIRQAALRTGRRPEAVRLIAATKTVAPDLVRSAIEAGVHLLGESRLQEALPKIEAVGDCQGIAWHFIGRLQRRKVKAVVGRFQMIHSVDSLDLAAEINRRAAEAGLVQAVLMEVNIGEEATKGGLAPAAVAEAVAAIKDLPNLSVQGLMAVPPLATDPEAARPYFRRLRELVLSLPYEDVKELSMGMSQDYAVAVEEGATMVRVGTAIFGARRG comes from the coding sequence ATCGCCCGCAATGTGCGGGCGGTCTTTGACAACATCCGGCAGGCGGCGCTGCGCACGGGCCGCCGGCCCGAAGCGGTTCGCCTGATCGCGGCGACCAAGACCGTCGCGCCGGATCTGGTCCGGTCGGCCATCGAGGCCGGCGTGCATCTTCTGGGCGAGAGCCGGCTCCAGGAAGCGCTGCCGAAGATCGAGGCCGTGGGGGACTGTCAGGGGATCGCCTGGCATTTCATCGGCCGCTTGCAACGGCGCAAGGTGAAGGCGGTGGTCGGGCGGTTCCAGATGATCCATTCGGTGGACAGCCTGGATCTCGCTGCGGAGATCAACCGGCGAGCGGCGGAAGCGGGGCTCGTCCAGGCGGTCTTGATGGAAGTGAACATCGGAGAGGAGGCGACCAAGGGGGGGCTGGCTCCCGCTGCGGTGGCCGAAGCGGTGGCGGCGATCAAAGACCTGCCGAATCTCTCCGTGCAGGGGCTGATGGCCGTGCCGCCGCTTGCAACCGATCCCGAGGCGGCCAGGCCCTACTTCCGGCGTCTGCGCGAGCTGGTTTTGTCGCTGCCGTACGAAGACGTGAAGGAACTGTCGATGGGGATGTCGCAGGATTATGCCGTGGCGGTGGAAGAAGGCGCCACGATGGTCCGTGTGGGCACCGCGATTTTCGGAGCGAGACGTGGCTGA
- the pgeF gene encoding peptidoglycan editing factor PgeF: MAGPRRVRTSGAALRAPRRGSLPEFPRPRPCRGASVSSGFPSPRGLVGLTALLAKSLPRTCQAVWGEEMSKGHITVPAFADAREGVRHFFGTRHEAGRPDQAARLVVSVTQVHGTEALVLDRPVEPGETFAGGWDALVTNQREVWLTVKTADCVPILVHDPREGVVAAIHAGWRGAVAGILPRTLAVMQERFGSDPGALRIGIGPSAGSCCYEVDEPVLAQLRQGFPDWSLVVRETGPGTWLLDLRDLLLRQAQAMGAARPSIRTVNACTICHPALFHSYRREGTARGTMVSGILLTSRSKKR; the protein is encoded by the coding sequence ATGGCAGGTCCTCGGCGCGTCCGCACCTCCGGGGCCGCCCTCCGAGCCCCTCGGCGAGGAAGCCTTCCGGAATTCCCGCGGCCGCGGCCATGCCGCGGTGCCTCGGTCAGTTCCGGCTTTCCTTCGCCGAGAGGCTTGGTCGGGCTGACCGCTCTTTTGGCGAAGTCCTTGCCGAGGACCTGCCAGGCTGTGTGGGGAGAAGAGATGAGCAAGGGACACATCACGGTTCCGGCGTTTGCCGACGCGCGCGAAGGCGTCCGGCATTTCTTCGGGACGCGACATGAAGCGGGCCGCCCGGACCAGGCTGCGCGTCTGGTGGTGTCGGTCACGCAAGTGCATGGCACGGAGGCCTTGGTGCTGGATCGGCCGGTCGAGCCGGGCGAGACCTTTGCCGGCGGATGGGATGCGCTGGTGACGAACCAGCGGGAGGTCTGGCTCACGGTCAAGACGGCCGATTGCGTGCCGATCTTGGTGCATGACCCGCGTGAGGGGGTCGTGGCGGCGATCCATGCCGGCTGGCGGGGCGCCGTTGCAGGCATCCTGCCGCGCACCCTGGCGGTGATGCAGGAACGGTTCGGTTCGGACCCCGGCGCGCTGCGGATTGGCATCGGCCCATCGGCCGGCTCCTGCTGCTACGAAGTGGACGAGCCGGTGCTGGCGCAGCTGCGCCAGGGGTTCCCCGACTGGTCTCTCGTCGTGCGGGAGACGGGCCCGGGAACCTGGCTGTTGGACTTGCGTGACCTGCTCCTGCGCCAGGCCCAGGCCATGGGGGCGGCCCGTCCCTCCATCCGGACGGTCAACGCCTGCACGATCTGCCACCCGGCGTTGTTTCACTCCTATCGTCGCGAAGGGACGGCCCGAGGCACGATGGTGAGCGGCATCCTGCTGACGAGCCGCTCGAAGAAACGATGA